The Girardinichthys multiradiatus isolate DD_20200921_A chromosome 6, DD_fGirMul_XY1, whole genome shotgun sequence genome window below encodes:
- the e2f5 gene encoding transcription factor E2F5 isoform X2 encodes MEFERTATVRSTPSRHEKSLGLLTMKFVSLLQEAKDGVLDLKVAADSLAVKQKRRIYDITNVLEGVGLIEKKNKNIIQWRGQNRVSQSQEMLEQIRVLKAQISELEFQEKELDDQKAWVEENIKHLNHDPDIHRYKFVTHEDICNSFSGDTLLAVVAPSGTQLEVPLPEMGGQKKYQVNLRSHSAPIQVMLINRDSSSRVPVVFPVPPTDDICLMPTPPSTPASLQKFPLLNCAATISNSTTCCSQDSISSDQQMVLLDLDEELTPSSTPGGLQMESHSEEAAVMLEQQQIDLEDPEFQSVLDVSSLLRLSTGGDSMRDDREGAVDLIDELMSANDMDYSFNLDDGAGVCDLFDVQILNY; translated from the exons ATGGAGTTTGAAAGGACGGCGACTGTACGCTCGACCCCGAGTCGCCATGAAAAAAGTTTGGGGCTCCTCACGATGAAGTTTGTCAGTCTTCTACAAGAAGCTAAGGATGGCGTACTTGACTTAAAAGTG GCTGCAGACAGCTTGGCAGTGAAGCAGAAGAGAAGGATTTATGACATCACTAACGTCCTCGAAGGTGTGGGGCTAATcgagaagaaaaacaagaacataATCCAGTGGAG GGGGCAGAACAGAGTGAGCCAAAGTCAGGAGATGTTGGAGCAGATCAGAGTTTTAAAAGCCCAGATCTCTGAGCTCGAGTTTCAAGAGAAGGAGCTGGATGACCAGAAGGCCTGGGTGGAGGAGAACATCAAACATCTCAACCATGATCCAGACATCCATCG CTATAAATTTGTGACACATGAAGACATCTGCAATTCTTTTAGTGGAGACACCCTTCTGGCTGTTGTGGCTCCTTCTGGAACCCAGCTGGAGGTGCCCCTTCCTGAGATG GGAGGTCAGAAGAAATACCAAGTGAACCTGCGGAGCCACTCAGCTCCCATCCAAGTGATGCTGATCAACAGAGATTCCAGCTCCAGGGTGCCTGTGGTCTTTCCTGTGCCACCAACTGACGACATATGTCTGATGCCAACTCCTCCCAGTACACCAGCCAGCCTGCAGAAGTTCCCCCTCCTAAACTGTGCTGCCACTATATCCAACTCCACCACCTGCTGCAGCCAGGACTCTATCTCCTCAGACCAGCAGATGGTGCTGCTAGACCTTGATGAAGAGCTGACTCCATCATCCACCCCTGGTGGCCTGCAGATGG AGAGTCACAGTGAGGAAGCAGCAGTAATGTTGGAGCAGCAACAAATAGACCTGGAGGACCCAGAGTTCCAGTCTGTTCTGGATGTTAGCAGCCTGCTGAGGCTCAGCACAGGCGGGGACAGCATGAGGGATGACAGAGAGG GAGCTGTTGACCTTATTGATGAGCTAATGTCTGCTAATG ATATGGACTACAGCTTCAATCTGGATGATGGTGCAGGAGTGTGTGACCTGTTTGATGTGCAGATCCTCAATTACTGA
- the ackr4a gene encoding atypical chemokine receptor 4 isoform X1 translates to MSMAVLHEDDYDYHENISFNYSYEDYPALCEKGDIRSFAAFFLPIMYSLCLVAGLTGNVLVLAVYAYHKRLKTMTDSFLSHLAVADLLLLFTLPFWAADAARGWELGDAVCKIVSACYTLNFNCCMLLLACISLDRYLAVLRLQGEDERRKLQRLFNRRHCWKWCLAVWGTASLLGLPDLIFSEVIWTSNRNVCIAIYPSSMARSGKAVLEVAEVLLGFLLPLLVMVICYGSVGRALKSLPIESRGKKRRVLWVLLIVVGVFVVTQLPYNVLKLHRAVDSVYIFVTHCGTSKVLDQAAQVTESLALIHCCINPIIYAFMGSSFRQHMMKVAKTFGEKRRKRRTRTEGEEIEMSFNSHSVTQETNSFSV, encoded by the exons A TGAGCATGGCTGTCTTACATGAGGACGACTACGACTACCACGAAAACATCAGCTTTAACTACAGCTATGAGGACTACCCCGCCCTGTGCGAGAAGGGCGACATCCGGTCCTTCGCAGCCTTCTTCCTCCCCATCATGTACAGTCTGTGTCTGGTTGCAGGACTGACGGGAAACGTTCTGGTCCTGGCCGTCTACGCCTACCACAAACGGCTGAAGACCATGACGGACTCTTTCCTAAGCCACTTGGCTGTGGCCGACTTGCTGCTTCTCTTCACGCTGCCTTTCTGGGCAGCTGACGCTGCCAGGGGCTGGGAGTTGGGGGATGCCGTCTGTAAGATTGTGTCGGCCTGCTACACATTGAACTTCAACTGCTGCATGTTGCTGTTGGCCTGCATCAGCTTGGACCGTTATCTGGcggttctcagactgcagggtGAAGATGAACGAAGGAAGCTGCAGAGGCTTTTCAACAGGAGACATTGCTGGAAGTGGTGCTTAGCTGTCTGGGGAACAGCCTCCCTTCTTGGTCTACCTGATTTAATTTTCTCAGAAGTGATATGGACATCGAATAGGAACGTCTGCATTGCCATCTACCCCTCATCCATGGCTCGAAGTGGTAAAGCTGTGCTGGAGGTGGCCGAGGTGCTGCTGGGATTCCTTCTTCCTCTCCTGGTCATGGTGATCTGTTACGGGTCTGTCGGCCGAGCCCTGAAAAGCCTACCCATTGAGAGCAGAGGCAAGAAGAGGAGAGTTCTGTGGGTTCTTCTAATAGTAGTGGGGGTGTTTGTTGTCACTCAGCTGCCATACAATGTGCTAAAACTGCACCGGGCCGTGGATTCGGTGTACATTTTTGTGACTCATTGCGGGACGAGCAAGGTGCTAGATCAGGCAGCCCAGGTGACGGAAAGCCTGGCCCTTATACACTGCTGCATCAACCCAATCATTTATGCCTTCATGGGGTCCTCCTTCAGGCAGCATATGATGAAAGTTGCTAAAACGTTTGGAGAGAAAAGAAGGAAGAGGAGAACGAGGACAGAGGGTGAAGAGATAGAGATGTCATTTAACTCTCATAGTGTAACCCAGGAGACAAACTCATTCTCAGTTTGA
- the e2f5 gene encoding transcription factor E2F5 isoform X1 → MEFERTATVRSTPSRHEKSLGLLTMKFVSLLQEAKDGVLDLKVAADSLAVKQKRRIYDITNVLEGVGLIEKKNKNIIQWRGQNRVSQSQEMLEQIRVLKAQISELEFQEKELDDQKAWVEENIKHLNHDPDIHRYKFVTHEDICNSFSGDTLLAVVAPSGTQLEVPLPEMLSFVQGGQKKYQVNLRSHSAPIQVMLINRDSSSRVPVVFPVPPTDDICLMPTPPSTPASLQKFPLLNCAATISNSTTCCSQDSISSDQQMVLLDLDEELTPSSTPGGLQMESHSEEAAVMLEQQQIDLEDPEFQSVLDVSSLLRLSTGGDSMRDDREGAVDLIDELMSANDMDYSFNLDDGAGVCDLFDVQILNY, encoded by the exons ATGGAGTTTGAAAGGACGGCGACTGTACGCTCGACCCCGAGTCGCCATGAAAAAAGTTTGGGGCTCCTCACGATGAAGTTTGTCAGTCTTCTACAAGAAGCTAAGGATGGCGTACTTGACTTAAAAGTG GCTGCAGACAGCTTGGCAGTGAAGCAGAAGAGAAGGATTTATGACATCACTAACGTCCTCGAAGGTGTGGGGCTAATcgagaagaaaaacaagaacataATCCAGTGGAG GGGGCAGAACAGAGTGAGCCAAAGTCAGGAGATGTTGGAGCAGATCAGAGTTTTAAAAGCCCAGATCTCTGAGCTCGAGTTTCAAGAGAAGGAGCTGGATGACCAGAAGGCCTGGGTGGAGGAGAACATCAAACATCTCAACCATGATCCAGACATCCATCG CTATAAATTTGTGACACATGAAGACATCTGCAATTCTTTTAGTGGAGACACCCTTCTGGCTGTTGTGGCTCCTTCTGGAACCCAGCTGGAGGTGCCCCTTCCTGAGATG TTATCATTTGTACAGGGAGGTCAGAAGAAATACCAAGTGAACCTGCGGAGCCACTCAGCTCCCATCCAAGTGATGCTGATCAACAGAGATTCCAGCTCCAGGGTGCCTGTGGTCTTTCCTGTGCCACCAACTGACGACATATGTCTGATGCCAACTCCTCCCAGTACACCAGCCAGCCTGCAGAAGTTCCCCCTCCTAAACTGTGCTGCCACTATATCCAACTCCACCACCTGCTGCAGCCAGGACTCTATCTCCTCAGACCAGCAGATGGTGCTGCTAGACCTTGATGAAGAGCTGACTCCATCATCCACCCCTGGTGGCCTGCAGATGG AGAGTCACAGTGAGGAAGCAGCAGTAATGTTGGAGCAGCAACAAATAGACCTGGAGGACCCAGAGTTCCAGTCTGTTCTGGATGTTAGCAGCCTGCTGAGGCTCAGCACAGGCGGGGACAGCATGAGGGATGACAGAGAGG GAGCTGTTGACCTTATTGATGAGCTAATGTCTGCTAATG ATATGGACTACAGCTTCAATCTGGATGATGGTGCAGGAGTGTGTGACCTGTTTGATGTGCAGATCCTCAATTACTGA
- the ackr4a gene encoding atypical chemokine receptor 4 isoform X2: MAVLHEDDYDYHENISFNYSYEDYPALCEKGDIRSFAAFFLPIMYSLCLVAGLTGNVLVLAVYAYHKRLKTMTDSFLSHLAVADLLLLFTLPFWAADAARGWELGDAVCKIVSACYTLNFNCCMLLLACISLDRYLAVLRLQGEDERRKLQRLFNRRHCWKWCLAVWGTASLLGLPDLIFSEVIWTSNRNVCIAIYPSSMARSGKAVLEVAEVLLGFLLPLLVMVICYGSVGRALKSLPIESRGKKRRVLWVLLIVVGVFVVTQLPYNVLKLHRAVDSVYIFVTHCGTSKVLDQAAQVTESLALIHCCINPIIYAFMGSSFRQHMMKVAKTFGEKRRKRRTRTEGEEIEMSFNSHSVTQETNSFSV, from the coding sequence ATGGCTGTCTTACATGAGGACGACTACGACTACCACGAAAACATCAGCTTTAACTACAGCTATGAGGACTACCCCGCCCTGTGCGAGAAGGGCGACATCCGGTCCTTCGCAGCCTTCTTCCTCCCCATCATGTACAGTCTGTGTCTGGTTGCAGGACTGACGGGAAACGTTCTGGTCCTGGCCGTCTACGCCTACCACAAACGGCTGAAGACCATGACGGACTCTTTCCTAAGCCACTTGGCTGTGGCCGACTTGCTGCTTCTCTTCACGCTGCCTTTCTGGGCAGCTGACGCTGCCAGGGGCTGGGAGTTGGGGGATGCCGTCTGTAAGATTGTGTCGGCCTGCTACACATTGAACTTCAACTGCTGCATGTTGCTGTTGGCCTGCATCAGCTTGGACCGTTATCTGGcggttctcagactgcagggtGAAGATGAACGAAGGAAGCTGCAGAGGCTTTTCAACAGGAGACATTGCTGGAAGTGGTGCTTAGCTGTCTGGGGAACAGCCTCCCTTCTTGGTCTACCTGATTTAATTTTCTCAGAAGTGATATGGACATCGAATAGGAACGTCTGCATTGCCATCTACCCCTCATCCATGGCTCGAAGTGGTAAAGCTGTGCTGGAGGTGGCCGAGGTGCTGCTGGGATTCCTTCTTCCTCTCCTGGTCATGGTGATCTGTTACGGGTCTGTCGGCCGAGCCCTGAAAAGCCTACCCATTGAGAGCAGAGGCAAGAAGAGGAGAGTTCTGTGGGTTCTTCTAATAGTAGTGGGGGTGTTTGTTGTCACTCAGCTGCCATACAATGTGCTAAAACTGCACCGGGCCGTGGATTCGGTGTACATTTTTGTGACTCATTGCGGGACGAGCAAGGTGCTAGATCAGGCAGCCCAGGTGACGGAAAGCCTGGCCCTTATACACTGCTGCATCAACCCAATCATTTATGCCTTCATGGGGTCCTCCTTCAGGCAGCATATGATGAAAGTTGCTAAAACGTTTGGAGAGAAAAGAAGGAAGAGGAGAACGAGGACAGAGGGTGAAGAGATAGAGATGTCATTTAACTCTCATAGTGTAACCCAGGAGACAAACTCATTCTCAGTTTGA
- the e2f5 gene encoding transcription factor E2F5 isoform X3 → MEFERTATVRSTPSRHEKSLGLLTMKFVSLLQEAKDGVLDLKVAADSLAVKQKRRIYDITNVLEGVGLIEKKNKNIIQWRGQNRVSQSQEMLEQIRVLKAQISELEFQEKELDDQKAWVEENIKHLNHDPDIHRYKFVTHEDICNSFSGDTLLAVVAPSGTQLEVPLPEMLSFVQGGQKKYQVNLRSHSAPIQVMLINRDSSSRVPVVFPVPPTDDICLMPTPPSTPASLQKFPLLNCAATISNSTTCCSQDSISSDQQMVLLDLDEELTPSSTPGGLQMESHSEEAAVMLEQQQIDLEDPEFQSVLDVSSLLRLSTGGDSMRDDREDMDYSFNLDDGAGVCDLFDVQILNY, encoded by the exons ATGGAGTTTGAAAGGACGGCGACTGTACGCTCGACCCCGAGTCGCCATGAAAAAAGTTTGGGGCTCCTCACGATGAAGTTTGTCAGTCTTCTACAAGAAGCTAAGGATGGCGTACTTGACTTAAAAGTG GCTGCAGACAGCTTGGCAGTGAAGCAGAAGAGAAGGATTTATGACATCACTAACGTCCTCGAAGGTGTGGGGCTAATcgagaagaaaaacaagaacataATCCAGTGGAG GGGGCAGAACAGAGTGAGCCAAAGTCAGGAGATGTTGGAGCAGATCAGAGTTTTAAAAGCCCAGATCTCTGAGCTCGAGTTTCAAGAGAAGGAGCTGGATGACCAGAAGGCCTGGGTGGAGGAGAACATCAAACATCTCAACCATGATCCAGACATCCATCG CTATAAATTTGTGACACATGAAGACATCTGCAATTCTTTTAGTGGAGACACCCTTCTGGCTGTTGTGGCTCCTTCTGGAACCCAGCTGGAGGTGCCCCTTCCTGAGATG TTATCATTTGTACAGGGAGGTCAGAAGAAATACCAAGTGAACCTGCGGAGCCACTCAGCTCCCATCCAAGTGATGCTGATCAACAGAGATTCCAGCTCCAGGGTGCCTGTGGTCTTTCCTGTGCCACCAACTGACGACATATGTCTGATGCCAACTCCTCCCAGTACACCAGCCAGCCTGCAGAAGTTCCCCCTCCTAAACTGTGCTGCCACTATATCCAACTCCACCACCTGCTGCAGCCAGGACTCTATCTCCTCAGACCAGCAGATGGTGCTGCTAGACCTTGATGAAGAGCTGACTCCATCATCCACCCCTGGTGGCCTGCAGATGG AGAGTCACAGTGAGGAAGCAGCAGTAATGTTGGAGCAGCAACAAATAGACCTGGAGGACCCAGAGTTCCAGTCTGTTCTGGATGTTAGCAGCCTGCTGAGGCTCAGCACAGGCGGGGACAGCATGAGGGATGACAGAGAGG ATATGGACTACAGCTTCAATCTGGATGATGGTGCAGGAGTGTGTGACCTGTTTGATGTGCAGATCCTCAATTACTGA